Proteins encoded by one window of Blautia argi:
- the glpK gene encoding glycerol kinase GlpK has translation MAKYVMALDAGTTSNRCILFNRKGEIVSFAQKEFTQYFPKPGWVEHDANEIWSNQLGVAVEAMQKAGAEAEDISAIGITNQRETAVVWDKNTGEPIYHAIVWQCRRTSEYCDSLKEKGLTDVFRKKTGLIIDAYFSGTKVKWILDHVKGAREKAEKGELLFGTIETWLIWKMTKGTVHVTDYSNASRTLLYNINTLEWDKDILKELDIPESMLPDVKPSSCIYGVTDSSFFGGEIPIGGAAGDQQSALFGQACFSKGDAKNTYGTGCFLLMNTGEKPVFSENGLVTTIAWGLDGKVNYALEGSVFVAGAVIQWLRDELRLIDSAEDSEYMARKVKDTNGCYVVPAFTGLGAPYWDQYARGTIVGLTRGVNKCHIIRASLESLAYQVHDVIEAMQADSGMELNALRVDGGASANNFLMQAQADMIQVPVKRPVCVETTAMGAAYLAGLAVGYWHSKEEIMENWSVDQVFVPEITKEERDRKSRGWKKAVKCAYGWAREE, from the coding sequence ATGGCAAAATATGTAATGGCATTGGACGCAGGAACCACCAGTAACCGATGCATTCTGTTTAACAGAAAAGGAGAAATTGTAAGCTTTGCCCAAAAAGAATTTACACAGTATTTTCCAAAACCGGGCTGGGTGGAGCATGATGCAAATGAAATCTGGTCCAATCAGCTTGGGGTAGCAGTGGAAGCAATGCAAAAAGCAGGGGCCGAGGCCGAAGATATTTCTGCTATCGGCATTACCAATCAGAGAGAAACGGCTGTCGTGTGGGACAAAAATACAGGAGAACCCATATATCATGCCATTGTATGGCAATGCAGAAGGACCTCAGAATACTGTGATTCCCTGAAAGAAAAAGGGTTGACGGATGTTTTTCGTAAAAAAACAGGGCTGATTATTGACGCCTATTTTTCCGGAACAAAAGTGAAATGGATTTTGGACCATGTCAAAGGAGCCAGAGAAAAAGCTGAAAAAGGCGAGCTTCTTTTCGGAACCATTGAAACATGGCTGATCTGGAAAATGACAAAAGGAACTGTACATGTAACTGATTATTCCAATGCCTCCAGAACTCTGCTTTATAATATCAATACGCTGGAATGGGATAAGGACATTTTAAAGGAGCTGGATATCCCTGAATCCATGCTGCCAGATGTGAAGCCCTCCAGCTGTATTTACGGCGTAACAGACAGCAGCTTTTTCGGAGGAGAAATTCCCATTGGAGGGGCAGCAGGCGATCAGCAGTCCGCACTTTTCGGTCAGGCGTGCTTCTCTAAAGGAGATGCCAAAAATACTTACGGAACCGGCTGCTTTCTCTTAATGAACACAGGAGAAAAACCGGTCTTTTCCGAAAATGGTCTGGTAACTACCATTGCCTGGGGCTTAGACGGAAAAGTCAATTATGCCTTAGAGGGTTCTGTATTTGTAGCAGGAGCAGTAATACAGTGGCTCAGAGATGAACTGCGGCTAATTGATTCTGCCGAGGATTCGGAATATATGGCACGAAAGGTAAAAGACACCAACGGCTGTTATGTAGTTCCTGCTTTTACCGGACTTGGGGCACCCTACTGGGATCAGTACGCAAGAGGAACTATTGTGGGCCTCACAAGAGGGGTAAATAAATGTCATATTATCCGTGCTTCCCTGGAATCTCTGGCCTACCAGGTTCATGATGTGATTGAAGCCATGCAGGCAGATTCCGGTATGGAACTCAATGCCCTGCGTGTGGATGGAGGCGCCAGCGCCAACAATTTCCTGATGCAGGCGCAGGCAGATATGATACAGGTTCCAGTAAAGCGTCCGGTCTGTGTGGAAACTACGGCAATGGGGGCTGCCTATCTGGCAGGTCTTGCGGTAGGATACTGGCACAGCAAAGAAGAAATTATGGAAAACTGGAGTGTGGACCAGGTGTTTGTACCGGAAATTACAAAAGAAGAGCGGGATAGAAAATCAAGAGGCTGGAAGAAAGCCGTAAAATGCGCTTACGGCTGGGCAAGAGAGGAATAG
- a CDS encoding amidohydrolase family protein has protein sequence MFGENHAHIFMNARNYREAVRQQENGVDEEVIHRHFKAYQDKGISFVRDGGDFLHVSQKAKELSGSYGIDYRTPAFAIHHNGHYGKIVGRGFDTLKEYATLVREVKACGGDFIKIMTTGIMDFDTDGSVTESALPFSEVKEMVHIAHEEGFSVMSHTNGARAVAEAVRAGVDSIEHGNYVDEEALQLMAESDVVWVPTITVVKNLIGCGRFSDKVLEHIRAVGSQNIRRGFELGVHMALGSDAGAYRVYHGQGLLDEWGCFREILGDTEEVRQHLFDGEARIRRKFQRL, from the coding sequence ATGTTTGGAGAAAACCATGCACATATTTTTATGAATGCCAGAAACTACCGGGAGGCAGTCAGACAGCAGGAAAATGGAGTAGACGAGGAGGTTATTCATCGCCATTTTAAAGCGTATCAGGACAAAGGAATTTCCTTTGTCCGGGACGGAGGCGATTTTCTCCACGTTTCCCAGAAGGCAAAGGAATTGTCAGGTTCCTATGGAATTGATTACCGAACCCCTGCCTTTGCCATTCATCATAACGGACACTACGGCAAAATCGTAGGAAGGGGCTTTGATACCTTAAAGGAATATGCAACATTAGTAAGAGAAGTGAAAGCCTGCGGCGGCGATTTCATAAAAATTATGACCACCGGTATCATGGATTTTGATACAGACGGTTCTGTAACAGAATCTGCCCTTCCTTTTTCGGAAGTAAAAGAAATGGTACATATTGCTCATGAGGAGGGATTTTCTGTTATGTCCCACACCAATGGAGCCAGAGCGGTAGCGGAGGCTGTCCGAGCCGGAGTTGACAGCATTGAGCATGGAAATTATGTAGACGAAGAAGCCTTACAGCTTATGGCAGAATCCGATGTGGTGTGGGTGCCTACGATTACTGTGGTAAAGAATCTTATAGGCTGCGGCAGATTTTCGGATAAAGTCCTTGAGCATATCAGGGCTGTGGGAAGCCAAAATATCCGCAGAGGCTTTGAACTTGGGGTACATATGGCTCTTGGAAGCGATGCCGGAGCTTATCGGGTGTATCACGGTCAGGGACTTTTGGACGAATGGGGCTGTTTCCGGGAAATTCTGGGAGATACCGAAGAGGTAAGACAACATCTTTTCGATGGAGAAGCCAGAATACGCCGAAAATTTCAGAGGCTCTGA
- a CDS encoding GNAT family N-acetyltransferase, producing MNIILRPFQKDDIPALESIIRKTWKYDELCSPKTAALLAKVFLSSCLTNYTFSQVAVLGNRPVGILLGNYKPEHHCPFICRFRQATALIQLYLHKEGRKTMRIFQSVSGMDKKLLEETHKTYPAELALFAVDPVCRGKGVGKQLFQKFLCYMQKKKADSFYLYTDTSCNYGFYEHQGMTRRGEQKKTFLIEGQKADMCFFLYDFQMTEDAVKTPAI from the coding sequence ATGAACATTATTTTAAGACCTTTTCAAAAAGACGACATTCCTGCTTTGGAATCCATTATCCGAAAAACCTGGAAATATGATGAGCTTTGCAGTCCTAAAACAGCCGCTCTTCTGGCAAAGGTTTTTCTATCAAGCTGCCTGACCAATTATACTTTTTCACAGGTGGCTGTTTTAGGAAACAGACCTGTAGGCATCCTTCTTGGCAATTATAAACCAGAGCATCACTGCCCTTTTATATGTCGTTTTAGACAGGCAACAGCCCTGATACAGCTTTATCTGCATAAGGAGGGAAGAAAAACCATGAGAATTTTCCAGAGTGTATCCGGTATGGATAAAAAATTACTGGAAGAAACTCATAAAACATATCCTGCAGAACTGGCGCTTTTTGCAGTGGATCCGGTCTGCAGAGGAAAAGGAGTTGGAAAACAGCTTTTTCAGAAATTCCTCTGTTACATGCAGAAAAAGAAGGCAGATTCTTTTTATTTGTACACAGATACAAGCTGTAATTACGGCTTTTATGAGCATCAGGGAATGACCAGAAGAGGAGAGCAGAAAAAAACCTTTCTCATAGAAGGCCAGAAAGCAGATATGTGCTTTTTCCTGTATGATTTTCAAATGACGGAAGATGCGGTGAAGACTCCGGCAATTTGA
- a CDS encoding amidohydrolase family protein: MKKRESFLLKGHICYSNEQGKLLVKPDSYAVCREGICQGVFKEIPEAFADLPIRDTGDCLVIPGLTDLHTHAPQYPFRGLGMDLELLDWLNIHTFPEEARYKDAEYAQRAYAMYVEDLKQSAVTRAVIFATLHVEATEILMDLLESSGLETYVGKVNMDRNGGTELQEESAQTSARETRRWLKEIEGSYIHTRPILTPRFIPSCSDSLMKELKKIQEEYHLPLQSHLSENPQEVAWVKELCPNAASYSDAYFQAGLFGGSEPAIMAHCIWVDDEEIALMKQQGIYVAHCPQSNANLASGIAPIRKFLEKGVRVGLGSDMAAGSTPSILRAMADAVQCSKLRWRYVDPVAKPLTFAEVFYMGTLGGGSFFGKVGSFLPGYAFDALILDDSSLRQPRRLELLERLERFIYLGDDRNIAGKYINGVPVF; the protein is encoded by the coding sequence ATGAAGAAAAGAGAGTCCTTTCTTTTAAAGGGACATATTTGTTACAGTAATGAACAGGGAAAGCTTCTTGTAAAACCGGACAGCTACGCCGTATGCCGGGAGGGAATCTGCCAGGGTGTTTTTAAAGAAATTCCGGAAGCGTTTGCAGACCTTCCCATAAGGGATACCGGAGATTGTCTTGTTATTCCCGGACTTACAGATCTTCACACCCATGCACCTCAGTATCCCTTCCGGGGACTCGGAATGGATTTGGAATTGCTGGACTGGTTAAATATCCATACATTTCCGGAAGAAGCCAGATATAAAGATGCCGAATATGCCCAAAGAGCCTATGCTATGTATGTGGAGGACCTGAAACAAAGCGCTGTAACAAGAGCTGTGATTTTTGCTACGCTGCATGTGGAGGCCACAGAGATTTTGATGGACTTGCTGGAATCGTCCGGTCTGGAAACCTATGTGGGAAAGGTGAATATGGACCGAAACGGAGGCACAGAACTTCAGGAGGAGAGTGCTCAGACCTCAGCCAGAGAAACCAGACGCTGGCTGAAGGAAATTGAGGGCAGCTATATCCACACCAGGCCTATTTTGACACCCCGGTTTATTCCCTCTTGCAGCGACTCGCTGATGAAAGAATTAAAAAAAATCCAGGAGGAATATCATCTGCCTCTGCAATCCCATTTGTCAGAAAATCCTCAGGAGGTTGCCTGGGTAAAAGAGCTTTGTCCAAATGCCGCTTCCTACAGCGATGCTTATTTTCAGGCAGGGCTTTTTGGAGGCAGTGAACCTGCAATTATGGCTCATTGCATCTGGGTTGATGATGAGGAAATTGCACTGATGAAGCAGCAGGGGATTTATGTGGCACACTGTCCCCAGTCCAATGCCAATCTGGCCTCCGGCATTGCACCTATACGAAAATTTCTGGAAAAAGGAGTTCGCGTAGGGCTTGGAAGTGATATGGCAGCCGGAAGCACTCCTTCTATTTTACGGGCAATGGCAGATGCAGTGCAGTGTTCCAAGCTTCGCTGGAGATATGTAGATCCAGTGGCAAAGCCCCTTACTTTTGCGGAAGTCTTTTATATGGGAACTCTGGGCGGCGGTTCTTTCTTTGGAAAAGTCGGAAGCTTTTTACCTGGCTATGCATTTGACGCACTGATTTTAGACGACAGCAGTCTTCGGCAGCCCCGGAGGCTAGAGCTACTGGAAAGACTGGAACGCTTTATATACCTGGGAGATGACCGAAATATTGCAGGCAAATATATAAATGGAGTGCCTGTTTT